A single region of the Saprospiraceae bacterium genome encodes:
- a CDS encoding nucleoside deaminase produces MKLSIYSDEHFMRQALLEAEKAMELGEVPVGAVIVCDNQIIARSHNQTEQLNDVTAHAEIIALSAAVNHLGSKYLTDCTLYVTLEPCVMCAGALQWAQLPRLVYGAEDEKRGFMRFGKALLHPKTKVEYGILQEEARYLLQTFFKNKR; encoded by the coding sequence ATGAAATTGAGTATCTATAGTGATGAACATTTTATGCGGCAAGCTTTGCTGGAGGCAGAAAAGGCAATGGAATTAGGCGAAGTACCCGTGGGGGCCGTCATCGTCTGCGACAACCAAATCATTGCGCGTAGTCATAACCAAACCGAACAGCTCAACGATGTAACGGCGCATGCCGAAATCATCGCCCTCTCCGCCGCTGTCAATCACTTAGGAAGTAAGTACCTCACCGATTGTACCTTATATGTTACCCTGGAGCCTTGCGTCATGTGCGCAGGTGCACTCCAATGGGCCCAATTACCCCGCCTCGTCTATGGAGCAGAAGACGAGAAGCGAGGGTTTATGCGATTTGGAAAAGCCCTATTACATCCTAAGACTAAAGTGGAATATGGCATCCTGCAAGAAGAAGCTCGATACTTATTGCAAACTTTTTTTAAAAACAAAAGGTAA